GACGATCGTCGAACGCCAGCCGATCCTCACGGACATCGTCGAGCAGCTACGGCACCCGGAGCCGGAGTCGGCCGAGGCGATGAACGTCGACATAGAGGACGTACGGGCGTGGGGCCTGGACGTGGCGCTGGTGCTGGACCGGCTCGTCGACGGCGACCTGCGCGGCATGTTCGACGGCCCGACGACGGTCGGCATCGACCTGGACGCGCCGCTGATCGTCTTCGACCTGTCCCACATCGACCGCAACTCCATCGCCATGCCGATCCTGATGGCGATCGTCGGCGTGTGGCTGGAGCACACCTGGATCCGCCCCGACCGCAAGAAACGCGTCTTCCTGGTCGAGGAGGCCTGGCACATCATCAGCAGCCCGTTCGTGGCGCAGCTGTTCCAGCGGCTGCTGAAGTTCGGGCGCCGGCTGGGTCTGTCGTTCGTGGCGGTCGTCCACCACCTGTCCGACGTCGTCGACGGCGCGGCCGCCAAGGAGGCCGCCGCGATCCTGAAGATGGCGTCGACCCGCACGATCTACGCCCAGAAAGCCGACGAGGCCCGCTCGACGGGCCGGGTCCTGGGCCTGCCCCGCTGGGCGGTGGAGATCATCCCCACCCTCACCCCCGGTATCGCGGTCTGGGACGTCAACGGCAACGTCCAGGTGGTCAAACACCTCGTCACCGAGACGGAACGGCCTCTCGTCTTCACGGACCGCGCGATGACGGAGTCCTCCAGGGACCTGGCCGACGACGCCCTGCGCGCCGCCGAGCTGGAGGCGGAGGAGCGGGCGGCGGCCTTCGTGGAACAGCACCTGAGCGACTTCGACGGCTCGTCCGAATCGACGGTGGCGTAGCGGGAGGCGGACGTGGTCAGACCGGACGACAGGCGACGACGGGACGACCGGGAGAGCCAGGGCGGCATCCCCGACGGCCTGTTGGTCGGCCTGCTCGCCTTCCTCCTCGGCATGACCCTGCTGGTGTGGTCGGCCACGGGGCTGGCGGGCCTGTTCGCCCGGGGCTCCTGGCCGCACGGCGTGACCTTCACCCGTACGCCCCTCGCCATGCGC
The sequence above is drawn from the Streptomyces sp. SLBN-31 genome and encodes:
- a CDS encoding ATP-binding protein; translation: MRDPLSVLTDAFTSFLFGKVETTRLPVRTSTGQAQAVYLPTAAPGLGDSGVIIGREVYSGKGYIYDPFQLYGQQLPAPHWLVLGESGNGKSALEKTYVLRQLRFRDRQVVVLDAQGEDGVGEWNLIAEELGITPIRLDPMAALDHGIRLNPLDPSITTTGQLALLRTIIEVAMGHGLDERSGFALKVAHAYVNETIVERQPILTDIVEQLRHPEPESAEAMNVDIEDVRAWGLDVALVLDRLVDGDLRGMFDGPTTVGIDLDAPLIVFDLSHIDRNSIAMPILMAIVGVWLEHTWIRPDRKKRVFLVEEAWHIISSPFVAQLFQRLLKFGRRLGLSFVAVVHHLSDVVDGAAAKEAAAILKMASTRTIYAQKADEARSTGRVLGLPRWAVEIIPTLTPGIAVWDVNGNVQVVKHLVTETERPLVFTDRAMTESSRDLADDALRAAELEAEERAAAFVEQHLSDFDGSSESTVA